The DNA segment CGGACGGGCCCGGACGCGGGCCGCCGGGACCAGCGGACTGGCCGGGGGCGCCGCCGGGACGCGGGCCGGCAGCGGCCGGGCGCGGCGCGCTGCTGAAGGGGTTGTTGCCCGGCCGCGGGGCCGGACGGGGACCGGGACGCGGGCCCGGGGCCGGACGCGCGCCACCGGGGGTGGCACCGCCGGAACCGGGGACGCCGGAGGGCGCGCCACCCGGACGGGGGCCCGGTGCGGCCGGACGGGCCGCAGGCTGCGCCGGGGCGGCCGGGGTCTGCTGCACCGGAGCCGGCTGGGCCGGTGCCTGCGGCGCAGGGGTGCTGGCCGCGGGCCGCGGAGCAGGCCGCGGGCCGGGCCGCGGACCCGACGGGGCCGAGGTCGCCGGAGCAGCCGCGGCGGGCGCCGAGGCAGCCGGGGCCGAGGCCGCGGGGGCCTGCGGGGCCGGGGTCGCCGGTGCAGCCGGGGCCGCGGCCACCGGGGCGGGAGCCGCCGGAGCCGGGGTCTGGGCCTGCGGGGCGACCGGACGGGGGCCCGGAGCCGACGGACGCGGGCCGGGACGGGGGGCCGGGGCACCGTTGCCGGAGCCCGAGCCGTATGCCTCACGGAGCCGACGGGCCACGGGGGCCTCGACGGTGGAGGACGCGGACTTCACGAACTCGCCCTGCTCCTTGAGCTTGGCGAGCACTGTCTTGCTGTCGATACCGAGCTCTTTCGCGAGCTCGTGTACGCGGGCCTTGCCTGGCACGGGTCTCCTCTTGGTGAGGCCGGCGGCTGGCCCGCTCGACCCCTAGGTCAGTGGTACATGGTCATCGTGACGACTTCACAGGTGGCTCATCCGAGGACGTCCTGCTCTCGACGTGCGGACCGGCCGGGTGCCGGTCCGTCGGTGGTGCTGCCGTGGGTCGCCCGCCGGGGCCCGCGGCACCAGGTCAGCTGACCTGCTGCGCGAGGTGGGCCTCCAGCGGACCGGTCTCCAGCGACGTGCTGCACCGCAGCGCGCGCGGGAAGGCCCGGCGCCGGACTGCTGCGTGCAGGCACTCCGCGGTGGGGTGCAACGAAGCCCCCCGGCCGGGGAGCCGCCGCCGCGAATCGGGGGTCAGCCCCCCGTCGCGGACGACGACACGCAACAGCTCGGTGACCGGTGCACGTCGGCGGCACCCCACACAGGTGCGGACCGGGATCGACGTGTCGGCCATCGCTGAGTCTAGCGCGCCGCGGGCCCGGGGTGTTCCGCCCGCCGGACAGGCGGTCGGCGACCCCCCTGCGGCCCGCGGACGCCGGTCCGCTCCAGCCCCGGGTTGGGGCGCAGCGGCGAGCGGCCCACGCCCGGGGAGACCGTCTGGTCGTCGGCGGGCTGGGCGTCGCTGCGGATGTCGATGCGGCAGCCGGTGAGCCGGGCGGCCAGCCGGGCGTTCTGCCCCTCCTTGCCGATCGCCAGCGAGAGCTGGTAGTCGGGGACGACGACCTGCACCGCGCGCGCGGCGGGGTCCACGACCCGGGCGCTGGTGACCCGGGCCGGGGAGAGCGCCGAGGCGACGAAGGTGGCGTCGTCGTCGGACCAGTCGACGATGTCGATCTTCTCGCCGTGCAGCTCGCTCATCACGTTCCGGACCCGCTGGCCCATCGGCCCGATGCAGGAGCCCTTGGCGTTCAGCCCCGGCACCGACGTGCGGACGGCGATCTTCGAGCGGTGCCCCGCCTCGCGGGCGACCGAGACGATCTCCACGCTGCCGTCGGCGACCTCGGGGGCCTCCAGCGCGAACAGCTTGCGGACCAGGTTCGGGTGGGTGCGCGACAGCGTCACCTGCGGGCCGCGAAAGGTCCGGGCCACCGACACGACGTAGGCCTTGAGCCGGCTGCCGTGTCGGTAGTCCTCGCCGGGCACCTGCTCGGCGGCCGGCAGCGTGGCCTCCACCTTGCCGATGTCGACCAGCACCAGGCCCTGGTTGTTGCGGCGGTCGTGCGCCTGCACGATGCCGCTGACGATGTCGCCCTCCTTGCCGGCGTACTCGCCGAAGGTCTGCTCGTTCTCCGCGTCCCGCAGCCGCTGCACGATCACCTGCTTGGCGGTGCTGGCCGCGATCCGGCCGAAGTCGGTCGGGGTGTCGTCCCACTCGTGGACGACCTCGCCATCGGGCCCCAGCTCCTGGGCCAGCACGGCCACCTCACCGCTCTTGCGGTCGATCTGCACCCGCACGTGCTGCGCGGCGCCGTCCGCGTGCCGGTAGGCGGTCACCAGGGCGGACTCGATCGCCTGCAGCACCGTGTCGGCCGGGATGCCCTTCTCCCGCTCGACCGCCTTCAGGGCGGTCACGTCGATGTTCACTTGCTGCCTCCTCGTCGCGGCCGGGGGTCCCGGGGCGCGCGGTGCGGGGCCGGTCGCCCGGACCCCCCGCTCGCGTCGGCCACCGGGACCCCGGCCGGGTCGTGCTCGTCGTCGTCCATGTCCTCGGGGTCGACGTCGGTGTCGTCCTCGCCGTCGTCGATCTCGTCGGTCTCGTCGGTCTCGTCCTCGTCGGGCACGTGCACCAGCGCTGCGTCACGGTGACCGGCCGGCCGGGTGAACTCCACCTGCACCCGTGCCTCGCCCAGCTCCGCCCAGCCCACGGTGCGCTCCCCGGCCGCCTTGCGCACCTGCCCCTTCTTCGTGCCGCCCTTCTCCACGGCCAGCACCACGCCGTCGTCCTGCACCCGCAGCACCCGGGCGGTGAGCTCCTCGCGCCGGCCGTCGGGGCCGGCCGTGACGGTGACCAGCCGGCCGACGTTGCGCCGCCAGTGCCGGGGGAGCGTCAACGGCCGGTCGACCCCGGGGCTGGTCACCTCCAGCACGTAGGGCGAGCGGCCCAGCGCCTCGTCCTGCGCGTCGAGCAGCTCCGACAGCGAGCGGCTGAGCTCGGCGACGTCGTCCAGGCTGACGCCGGAGTCGCGGTCCACGACGACCCGCACCACCGAGCGCTGACCGGCCGGACGGACGACGAGCTCCTCGAGGTCGTAGCCGGCGGCGGCGACGGCCGGCTCCACCCAGCCGGTGAGCCGGGCGGTCATCGCGTCAGCGGCCTGACCGGGGGCGCCTGCACCTCGCGTGGTCATCGGCTGCCTCCTGGGGTCCTGTTGTGTTCCGCCCACGTGCTGGTCGGCCGCCCCGCTGCCGCGGTGGCCCGGTGGTCGGCCGGTCGTGCCCGTGGTCGTGCCGGGCCCCGGCGTGCTGCGGGTGGACCGTCAGGCTACCGCCCGCCCCGCTGGTCCCACCCGCCCGCGGAAGGCCCGGGCTCGCCGGTGCGTGCTGCCGGCGTCCGGCGGCCGGGCTGCGAGGATGGCGGGGATGTCCGAACCGCCGTCCGATCCCCTCGCTCCGCCGCCGGGAGCGACCGCTCTGCACCGGCCGTTCTCCCGGCGCAGCCTGCTGCTGGCGGCGCTCGCCGGCACCGCGCTGGCCGCGACCGGGTGTACCAGCAGCACCGCGGACGACGCCGATGCGGTGACCCCTGCGCAGGTCGACCAGCTGGCCGCGCAGGTCCAGGTGCAGGAGGCCGTCGTGGCCGCCTACGCGCGCGCGGCCGCCGCCGCCCCGGACCTGGCCGCCGCCGTCTCGCCCCTCGCCGACCAGGCCCGGGCGCAGCTGGACCGGCTGCGCGCCGCGGCACCCGGGGCCGCGGCGAGCAGCGCCGCGCCGTCGTCGGCCGGGCCGGCGCTCGACCCGGCCGGGGCCCGGGCGTACCTGCAGGCCGAGGTGACCGCGGCCGCCGACGCGCACGCCGGCGCCTGCCCGGACTTCACCGGCGGCCGGGCGGCGCTGCTGGGCAGCATCGCGGCGGGGCTGCGCGGCCAGGCCACCCAGCTGGCGGCATGACCGGTCGAGCGGCGCACGGACGGGACGGACATGGCTGACCAGGAACCCACACCCACCGCGGCGGAGGACGCCGCCCTGCAGGAGGCGCTGGCGGCCGCGCACACGGCCGTCTGGGGCTACGGCGTGGTCGGTGCGGCCACGCCGGTCGAGGGCCGGGCCCCGGTGGTCGAGGCCGAGGAGGCGCACCGCGACCTCCGGGACATCGTGGCTGCGCTGCTGACCTCGCGGCGGGTCGAGCCGGTGCCGGCCGCGGCCGGGTACACGCTGCCCGCACCGGTGGCGTCCGCCGCGGACGCCGCCGCCCTGGCGGTCACCCTCGAGGACGGCACCGCGCAGGCGTGGACCTGGGTGCTGGACCAGGCCACCGAGCGGAGCACCCGGGAGCTCGCGGTCGCGGCGCTGTCTGCGGCGGAGCTGCGCGCGGTGGGCTGGCGCACCGCGGCCGGCTGGCCACCGACCACCGCCTTCCCCGGCCTCCCCGACACCTGAGGAAGGACCCCCGTTCCCCCCACGCCTCGCGAGCTCGGCGCGGGCCCCTGAACGGGGGCCTCAGAGGGCGCCGAGGAAGGCGTCGGCGACACCGACGGCCACGCTGCTGGACTGCCCGGCCTCGACCAGGACGGCGAAGGCGATGTCCCCCTGCGGACCGCCCCGCTGGTAGCCGACGAACCAGCCGTGCGAGTCCGGCGGGGTCTTGTCCCCGAACTCCGCGGTGCCGGTCTTGCCGTAGACGTCGCCGCGGTCGGTGAGCGCGGTGGCCGTGCCGGTGAGCACCACCTGGCGCATCATCGGCCGGAGCTGATCCAGCACGGCGGCGGGGGGCCCGGTCGGCGCGGTGCCGGCCGGTGCGGCGCCCACGACCTCGACCGGTGCGGCCGGGGTGCCGCTGGCGATGCCGGCGGCGACCAGCGCCATCTGCGCCGGGCTCATCAGCACCTGCCCCTGGCCGATCTGGTCGGCGGCCTTCGTGGTGCCCGTCGCGTCCGCCGGCACGTCGCCGCTGAAGATGCCCACCGGCAGCTGCCAGTCGCTGCCGACGCCGTAGAAGGCCGCCGCCTGC comes from the Modestobacter italicus genome and includes:
- a CDS encoding YlxR family protein, coding for MADTSIPVRTCVGCRRRAPVTELLRVVVRDGGLTPDSRRRLPGRGASLHPTAECLHAAVRRRAFPRALRCSTSLETGPLEAHLAQQVS
- the nusA gene encoding transcription termination factor NusA — its product is MNIDVTALKAVEREKGIPADTVLQAIESALVTAYRHADGAAQHVRVQIDRKSGEVAVLAQELGPDGEVVHEWDDTPTDFGRIAASTAKQVIVQRLRDAENEQTFGEYAGKEGDIVSGIVQAHDRRNNQGLVLVDIGKVEATLPAAEQVPGEDYRHGSRLKAYVVSVARTFRGPQVTLSRTHPNLVRKLFALEAPEVADGSVEIVSVAREAGHRSKIAVRTSVPGLNAKGSCIGPMGQRVRNVMSELHGEKIDIVDWSDDDATFVASALSPARVTSARVVDPAARAVQVVVPDYQLSLAIGKEGQNARLAARLTGCRIDIRSDAQPADDQTVSPGVGRSPLRPNPGLERTGVRGPQGGRRPPVRRAEHPGPAAR
- the rimP gene encoding ribosome maturation factor RimP, translated to MTTRGAGAPGQAADAMTARLTGWVEPAVAAAGYDLEELVVRPAGQRSVVRVVVDRDSGVSLDDVAELSRSLSELLDAQDEALGRSPYVLEVTSPGVDRPLTLPRHWRRNVGRLVTVTAGPDGRREELTARVLRVQDDGVVLAVEKGGTKKGQVRKAAGERTVGWAELGEARVQVEFTRPAGHRDAALVHVPDEDETDETDEIDDGEDDTDVDPEDMDDDEHDPAGVPVADASGGSGRPAPHRAPRDPRPRRGGSK
- a CDS encoding ferritin-like domain-containing protein, translating into MADQEPTPTAAEDAALQEALAAAHTAVWGYGVVGAATPVEGRAPVVEAEEAHRDLRDIVAALLTSRRVEPVPAAAGYTLPAPVASAADAAALAVTLEDGTAQAWTWVLDQATERSTRELAVAALSAAELRAVGWRTAAGWPPTTAFPGLPDT